A genomic segment from Bacillota bacterium encodes:
- a CDS encoding GntR family transcriptional regulator: protein MSRRASHKLVSPSVVVIANTLRERVLAGEYRDNGWLPTERELSEEFGVSRTIVRRAIEELERQGLVVRSPRCRPVVRRNCVGSTSTDSRRVTFGLWLWPSATFPGASAILRGIYKTLDANRYRLIVESPLDTDWRAVVHSEAQFLERVTRDRDVAGVILWYLGGEANLPALQSVRAAGIPLVFLDRRPPEGFPADYVGVDNRHAAMQLVQHLISKGHRHIAHITNVDNASTVYERLQGYRDALVEAGIPFRPELVLTDTGKSEAGFQDVHEELAVRLLELPGPPTAVFCVHDVLALRLIDALRAKGVRVPEDMAVAGFDGLERWLPGSPFLTTANQPFERIGEWAAQLLLQRVEQGDRGAYQHVLLEALVHVHASTRYTRREAESHLHSRRETP, encoded by the coding sequence ATGAGCAGACGTGCAAGCCACAAACTGGTCTCGCCCTCCGTCGTGGTGATTGCCAACACGCTGCGCGAGCGCGTGCTGGCAGGCGAATACAGGGACAACGGCTGGCTCCCGACCGAGCGCGAGCTTTCGGAAGAGTTCGGTGTCAGCCGTACCATTGTCCGCCGCGCAATTGAGGAGCTGGAGCGCCAGGGGCTGGTGGTACGCTCTCCCCGGTGCCGCCCTGTCGTTCGGCGCAATTGTGTCGGCTCCACATCCACCGATTCACGACGGGTGACCTTCGGTCTCTGGTTGTGGCCCAGCGCCACGTTTCCCGGCGCATCTGCCATCCTGCGGGGAATCTACAAAACCCTCGATGCCAATCGCTACCGGCTCATCGTGGAAAGCCCGCTGGATACCGATTGGCGTGCAGTGGTGCATAGCGAGGCGCAGTTTCTGGAGCGCGTTACTCGCGACAGGGACGTGGCAGGCGTCATCCTCTGGTATCTTGGCGGCGAGGCGAACCTGCCAGCGCTGCAAAGTGTGCGGGCGGCAGGCATACCTCTGGTATTTTTGGACCGCCGTCCGCCGGAAGGGTTTCCTGCCGACTACGTGGGCGTGGACAACCGGCACGCTGCGATGCAGCTGGTACAGCACCTGATCAGCAAGGGACACCGTCACATTGCCCACATTACTAACGTGGATAACGCCTCCACGGTGTACGAGAGATTGCAGGGTTATCGGGATGCGCTTGTGGAAGCGGGTATTCCGTTCCGCCCGGAACTGGTGCTGACCGACACCGGCAAGTCAGAGGCAGGGTTTCAGGATGTGCATGAGGAACTGGCAGTCCGCTTGCTGGAACTACCCGGGCCGCCTACCGCCGTTTTCTGCGTGCACGACGTGCTGGCACTGCGCTTGATTGACGCACTCCGAGCAAAAGGAGTGCGCGTGCCAGAGGATATGGCTGTCGCCGGGTTTGACGGGCTGGAGCGATGGTTGCCCGGCTCACCGTTCCTCACTACGGCTAACCAGCCGTTTGAGCGCATCGGTGAGTGGGCAGCACAGCTCCTGCTGCAACGGGTGGAGCAGGGTGACCGGGGAGCGTACCAGCACGTTCTGCTTGAGGCTCTTGTCCACGTTCATGCCTCCACGCGCTACACGCGCCGTGAGGCAGAATCTCATCTTCATTCAAGGAGGGAAACACCATGA
- a CDS encoding DUF1559 domain-containing protein: protein MKRHAFTLIELLVVIAIIAILAAILFPVFAQAREKARQASCTSNLKQIGLAMRMYMDDYDQTVVPGYRYLDDGLTQILWYIDLLDPYVKNAGIWKCPSRVNYTEWNRAHLPPGEGPNRQRLYWSYSFNNTWNCCGIPGDRPEAQNFTGDPLGRYIPYPQEAAFAEPAKLLTIMDGCTMQIWAAAYPAPFLGADTWHGFDYLAGGERQSSAWGTCKASVRIAHNGMFNVLFMDGHVKSLRETTFDMWNARPGNTYTWVMR from the coding sequence ATGAAACGACACGCTTTTACTCTGATCGAGCTGCTGGTGGTCATCGCGATTATCGCGATTCTGGCAGCCATCCTGTTCCCCGTCTTCGCTCAAGCACGGGAAAAGGCTCGTCAGGCAAGCTGCACCAGCAACCTGAAGCAGATTGGTCTCGCCATGCGCATGTACATGGACGACTATGACCAGACGGTCGTGCCGGGTTACCGTTACCTGGACGATGGGCTGACCCAGATCCTGTGGTACATCGACCTGCTTGACCCCTATGTGAAGAACGCAGGCATCTGGAAATGCCCCAGCCGGGTGAATTACACCGAGTGGAACCGTGCTCACCTGCCCCCGGGAGAGGGACCGAACCGCCAGAGACTGTACTGGTCATACTCCTTCAATAATACGTGGAACTGCTGTGGCATTCCGGGCGACCGTCCTGAGGCGCAGAACTTCACGGGCGACCCGCTGGGACGGTACATTCCCTATCCGCAGGAAGCCGCCTTTGCCGAGCCCGCTAAGCTGCTGACCATCATGGACGGCTGCACGATGCAGATATGGGCAGCGGCGTATCCCGCGCCGTTCCTCGGTGCGGATACCTGGCACGGCTTTGACTATCTCGCAGGTGGCGAGCGGCAGAGCTCGGCATGGGGCACCTGCAAGGCGTCGGTGCGCATCGCGCACAACGGCATGTTCAACGTGCTGTTCATGGACGGGCACGTGAAGTCGCTCAGGGAGACGACGTTTGACATGTGGAACGCTCGTCCGGGGAATACCTACACCTGGGTCATGCGTTAA
- a CDS encoding type II toxin-antitoxin system VapC family toxin → MPVILLDTSVLVRERDTGDPYHSLTISCVRRLWQSQCSVCITTQSLIEYWSVATRPAEARGGLGLSPQTAIGDIEHFLNIHEFLEEPPGILQQWLSLVHRHQVRGKQVWDARLVAVMELLGIRHLLTFNKGDFLRYPSIFAWTPLETEEVLETIT, encoded by the coding sequence ATGCCAGTCATCCTTTTGGACACCAGTGTCCTCGTTCGCGAGCGCGACACCGGTGACCCCTATCATTCGTTAACGATTTCCTGCGTCCGGCGGCTGTGGCAGTCGCAATGTAGTGTGTGTATAACGACCCAATCACTCATAGAATACTGGTCGGTGGCAACACGCCCTGCCGAAGCGCGCGGCGGCCTGGGTTTATCCCCTCAAACAGCTATTGGTGACATCGAGCACTTCCTGAACATCCACGAGTTCTTAGAGGAACCACCGGGCATTTTGCAGCAGTGGCTGTCGCTTGTCCATCGTCACCAGGTGCGTGGAAAGCAGGTCTGGGATGCGCGCTTAGTTGCAGTGATGGAATTGCTTGGCATTCGTCACCTGCTCACTTTTAACAAGGGCGACTTCCTGCGCTACCCATCGATCTTCGCTTGGACTCCATTAGAGACAGAAGAGGTACTGGAAACAATAACTTAA
- the uvrB gene encoding excinuclease ABC subunit UvrB has translation MDTFKLNPNYTPKGDQPQAIEKLVEGVLKGYRYQTLLGVTGSGKTFTMASVIAHLNRPTLVIAHNKTLAAQLTQEFREFFPENAVEYFVSYYDYYQPEAYIPQTDTYIEKDASINDEIDRLRHAATQAVLERRDVIVVASVSCIYGLGSPEEYKQQVLVLHRGRAYDLEEIRRQLVRMQFNFNDFLTERGSFRVRGDVLEILPADEDILTRVEFFGDEVEKITLVDPLTGEVLQSRNSVSIFPATHYVTPWDRLESIIEQIRREMEEQCARFEAAGKLLEAQRLRQRTEFDIEMMRELGYCSGIENYSRYFDGRQPRERPHTLLDYFPEDYLVFIDESHQTIPQLHGMYNGDRQRKETLVEYGFRLPSALDNRPLKFEELEKLWKQVIFVSATPGPYEREHSQQIVEQLIRPTGLVDPEVIVKPTKGQIDDLVEQIRQRVERGERTLVTTLTKKMAEDLTAYLEELGIRVQYLHSDVQTIERAEILRDLRLGVFDVVVGINLLREGLDLPEVSLVAILDADKEGFLRSETSLIQTIGRAARNVNGQVILYADNITRSMQRAIDETNRRRRVQMEYNEKHGITPQTIVKAVREVVRAEKVAEKRAEYTVRPSLPENATPEDIHTVIAELEKEMKAAAKALEFERAAEIRDEIYRLKQLLPPVPHKR, from the coding sequence ATGGATACCTTCAAACTAAACCCGAACTACACCCCCAAAGGCGACCAGCCGCAGGCTATCGAGAAGCTGGTGGAGGGCGTGCTGAAGGGCTACCGCTACCAGACCCTGCTGGGCGTGACGGGCAGCGGAAAGACCTTCACGATGGCATCGGTCATCGCACACCTCAATCGCCCCACGCTGGTCATCGCGCATAACAAGACTCTCGCCGCCCAGCTGACGCAGGAGTTTCGCGAGTTCTTTCCCGAAAACGCGGTGGAATACTTTGTTTCCTACTACGATTACTATCAGCCCGAAGCATACATTCCGCAAACCGATACCTATATCGAGAAGGACGCCTCCATCAATGACGAGATAGACCGTCTCCGCCACGCCGCCACGCAGGCGGTGCTGGAACGACGCGACGTGATTGTGGTTGCCAGTGTGTCGTGTATCTACGGATTGGGTTCCCCTGAAGAGTATAAACAACAGGTGCTGGTGCTGCATCGGGGCAGGGCGTACGATTTGGAAGAGATTCGTCGCCAGCTGGTAAGGATGCAATTCAACTTCAACGATTTCCTCACGGAGCGGGGTTCCTTCCGCGTGCGGGGCGATGTGCTGGAAATCCTGCCTGCGGATGAAGATATCCTCACCCGCGTGGAGTTCTTCGGGGATGAGGTAGAGAAAATCACCCTTGTCGATCCGCTGACGGGCGAGGTGCTGCAATCGCGCAACAGCGTGAGCATCTTCCCCGCCACGCACTACGTCACCCCATGGGACCGACTGGAGAGTATCATCGAGCAGATACGGCGGGAGATGGAAGAGCAGTGCGCGCGCTTCGAAGCCGCAGGCAAATTGCTGGAAGCGCAACGCCTGCGGCAGCGCACCGAGTTTGACATCGAGATGATGCGCGAGCTGGGCTACTGCTCGGGCATCGAGAACTACTCCCGCTACTTCGACGGACGCCAACCCCGCGAGCGACCGCATACCTTGCTGGACTACTTCCCGGAAGACTATCTGGTGTTCATCGACGAGTCCCACCAGACCATCCCGCAGTTGCACGGCATGTACAACGGTGACCGCCAGCGCAAGGAGACGCTGGTGGAGTATGGTTTCCGCTTGCCCTCCGCGCTGGACAACCGCCCTCTGAAGTTCGAGGAGCTGGAGAAACTCTGGAAGCAGGTCATTTTCGTCTCCGCCACGCCGGGTCCCTACGAGCGCGAACATAGCCAGCAGATTGTAGAGCAGCTCATCCGCCCGACGGGTCTGGTGGATCCGGAAGTCATCGTCAAGCCGACTAAGGGGCAGATCGACGACCTGGTCGAGCAGATTCGACAGCGCGTGGAGCGGGGCGAGCGCACGCTGGTGACTACGCTGACCAAGAAGATGGCGGAAGACCTCACCGCCTATCTGGAGGAGCTGGGTATCCGCGTTCAGTACCTGCACTCGGACGTGCAGACCATCGAGCGGGCGGAGATTCTGCGCGATTTGCGTCTGGGCGTGTTCGACGTGGTGGTCGGCATCAACCTGCTGCGCGAGGGGTTAGACCTGCCAGAGGTGTCGCTGGTAGCCATTCTGGACGCGGACAAGGAGGGTTTCCTGCGCTCCGAAACCTCACTGATTCAGACGATAGGGCGCGCGGCGCGCAACGTGAACGGACAGGTCATCCTGTATGCCGATAACATCACCCGCTCGATGCAACGCGCGATTGATGAGACCAACCGTCGCCGCCGTGTGCAGATGGAGTACAACGAGAAGCACGGTATCACCCCGCAGACCATTGTCAAAGCGGTGCGGGAGGTGGTGCGGGCGGAAAAGGTGGCGGAGAAGCGAGCCGAATATACGGTGCGCCCCTCCCTGCCCGAGAACGCCACGCCAGAGGACATCCACACCGTCATCGCTGAGCTGGAGAAAGAGATGAAGGCGGCAGCAAAGGCGCTGGAGTTCGAGCGTGCCGCAGAGATTCGTGACGAAATCTATCGACTGAAGCAGCTGCTGCCTCCAGTGCCACACAAAAGGTGA
- a CDS encoding DUF1559 domain-containing protein, which translates to MRRMAFTLIEILVVIAIIVVLVGIIWTAMAPARERARQTRCMSNLHQIGRALQMYRQDWGGQEAQEGERIPYWKLGLPPTPIPVDSSGPRYLLGTRDIWWCPNAPAMRATTDYSHMHFVAPEDSVDFYTALLHRGEEAVYVMCERHSPSRQYASSLTRLLVLRLNGQVQLLKMTTREWLDSGWNL; encoded by the coding sequence ATGAGACGTATGGCGTTCACTCTAATTGAGATCCTGGTGGTCATCGCCATTATTGTCGTGCTTGTAGGTATCATCTGGACGGCGATGGCACCCGCGCGTGAGCGAGCACGGCAAACCCGGTGCATGAGCAACCTGCATCAGATTGGGCGCGCCCTGCAGATGTACCGGCAGGACTGGGGCGGACAGGAAGCACAGGAAGGGGAGCGGATACCATACTGGAAGTTAGGCTTGCCTCCGACGCCAATCCCTGTTGACTCTTCTGGGCCGAGATACCTGTTGGGCACGCGGGATATCTGGTGGTGTCCGAACGCTCCAGCCATGCGAGCGACAACCGATTACTCGCACATGCATTTTGTTGCGCCAGAGGATTCCGTAGATTTCTATACAGCCTTGCTTCATCGCGGCGAGGAAGCAGTGTATGTAATGTGCGAACGACATTCACCTTCGCGACAATACGCCAGCAGTTTAACTCGATTGCTGGTCTTACGCTTGAACGGACAGGTACAATTACTGAAGATGACCACGAGGGAGTGGCTAGATAGCGGGTGGAACTTGTAA
- a CDS encoding HEPN domain-containing protein, which translates to MEPILRQRVRTFWDKGEERLEAARLLHQQGFYEEAVSVAYDATLWAARALLLTEGSEPRTHEGVRTMLGLYFIRTGRLPQEMGKLFTRRLDDRMSADYSDISFLSSEDAEEATQQAERFLEALRPLVENYLQESD; encoded by the coding sequence GTGGAGCCAATCTTACGGCAGCGCGTTCGAACTTTCTGGGACAAAGGAGAAGAGCGACTAGAAGCAGCACGCTTGCTGCACCAGCAGGGATTCTACGAGGAAGCCGTGTCGGTGGCGTATGACGCTACTCTCTGGGCGGCTCGCGCCCTGCTGCTCACCGAGGGATCAGAACCCCGAACCCATGAAGGTGTGCGTACCATGCTGGGGCTATACTTCATCCGAACAGGGCGACTTCCACAAGAGATGGGCAAATTGTTTACTCGCAGGCTGGACGACCGCATGAGTGCAGACTACTCGGACATCAGTTTCCTCAGCAGTGAGGACGCCGAAGAAGCGACCCAACAAGCCGAGCGGTTTCTGGAGGCTCTTCGTCCTCTGGTAGAAAACTACTTGCAAGAGAGTGACTAA
- a CDS encoding nucleotidyltransferase domain-containing protein produces MNTRSLPPGLQRDRALRLFIEKVRRLPRPPEMIVLYGSRARGDHRPDSDYDLLVVLTEKDGQTIDELYRAVQEVELETIRAISLLIRTREQYEVARSRGERVLRDAEQEGYLLWSQSYGSAFELSGTKEKSD; encoded by the coding sequence ATGAACACCCGCTCACTTCCGCCCGGATTGCAACGAGACCGCGCCCTGAGGTTGTTTATCGAGAAGGTGCGACGATTGCCCCGCCCGCCGGAAATGATCGTGCTCTACGGCTCGCGGGCGCGTGGAGACCACCGACCTGACTCGGACTACGACCTGCTAGTGGTGTTGACAGAAAAGGATGGGCAGACCATAGACGAGCTGTACCGAGCGGTGCAGGAGGTGGAGCTGGAGACCATCCGCGCCATCTCGTTGCTAATACGCACCCGAGAGCAGTACGAAGTGGCTCGCAGTCGCGGTGAGCGGGTGTTGCGGGATGCAGAGCAGGAGGGTTATCTCTTGTGGAGCCAATCTTACGGCAGCGCGTTCGAACTTTCTGGGACAAAGGAGAAGAGCGACTAG
- a CDS encoding DUF4434 domain-containing protein codes for MKSIEGTFLQFQVGMREVSPAQWARELDAMRAAKMHTIILQWTQADSKNLFEPPDPFPTLMDLAHQRGMKVIFGLRHDNRWWREWGNAEYLREEAKESVTLAREVHRRYGKHSAFAGFYIPYELWDGSFTEAQVENLRELLRRIGSACRQIAPGKPVLLAPFFAGLLSPERFEQMWLKLLEGRPVDVIALQDGVGARGWDDQMEERVTPYFAAMQRACRQRGVKLWCDLECFRLTNANPSRPQFAPASAERVIRQLRVVSPYVERVVIFDFYHYMSPYRGEAHKALYEGYLEAMGKG; via the coding sequence GTGAAATCCATCGAGGGAACCTTTTTGCAGTTTCAGGTTGGGATGCGTGAGGTAAGCCCGGCGCAGTGGGCGCGGGAGCTGGACGCCATGCGCGCCGCGAAGATGCATACGATTATCCTGCAGTGGACGCAGGCAGACAGCAAAAACCTGTTCGAACCGCCCGACCCATTCCCAACGCTGATGGACCTTGCCCATCAGCGTGGCATGAAGGTTATTTTCGGCTTGAGGCATGATAACCGCTGGTGGCGTGAATGGGGCAATGCTGAGTACCTGCGCGAAGAGGCGAAAGAGAGCGTTACGCTGGCGCGGGAAGTGCACCGTCGCTACGGCAAACATTCTGCGTTTGCAGGCTTTTACATTCCCTACGAGCTGTGGGACGGCTCGTTTACGGAGGCGCAGGTGGAGAATTTGCGCGAATTACTCCGCCGTATCGGCAGTGCATGTCGGCAGATTGCGCCGGGCAAGCCGGTGCTTCTTGCGCCCTTCTTTGCAGGGTTGCTCTCGCCAGAGCGATTCGAGCAGATGTGGCTGAAGTTGTTAGAGGGCAGACCGGTAGACGTAATTGCTCTGCAGGACGGTGTGGGAGCGCGCGGCTGGGATGACCAGATGGAGGAGCGCGTCACACCGTACTTCGCAGCGATGCAGAGAGCGTGTCGTCAGCGGGGCGTGAAACTGTGGTGTGACCTCGAATGCTTTCGTCTGACAAATGCGAACCCCTCTCGCCCCCAATTTGCTCCCGCCTCGGCAGAGCGTGTGATACGGCAGCTCCGGGTGGTTTCTCCTTACGTGGAGCGGGTGGTCATCTTTGATTTCTACCATTATATGAGCCCCTACCGCGGCGAGGCACACAAGGCGCTGTATGAAGGGTATCTGGAGGCGATGGGCAAGGGGTAG
- a CDS encoding DUF4380 domain-containing protein, translating into MQFQEKVRYGGWQNCIRLSNGQIEIIVTTDVGPRVIRCGFVGGQNLFHEVKEELGKTGGSEWRPYGGHRLWHAPEQMPRTYAPDNDPVQYTWDGKTLTLTQPVEPSTGIQKQMEITLSPDSNHLKLVHRLINKNLWDIEAAPWCLTVMAPGGRAIFPQEPYIPHSEYLLPARALVLWHYTDMRDPRWIWGTRYIQLKQDPTVPKDDKGKQKVGMLNKQGWAAYVLNGEVFLKRYGYDPSATYPDYGCNTETFTNADMLEMETLGPLGKIPAGGSVEHVEHWFLFKADVGTDESDIDAKLLPLVQQTEQMVKVR; encoded by the coding sequence CTGCAATTTCAGGAGAAAGTCCGCTACGGAGGCTGGCAAAACTGCATACGCCTGAGCAACGGACAGATCGAAATTATCGTCACGACCGATGTGGGACCTCGCGTCATCCGGTGTGGTTTCGTCGGTGGGCAGAACCTGTTCCACGAAGTGAAAGAAGAACTCGGCAAAACGGGCGGCAGCGAGTGGCGTCCGTACGGCGGACACAGGCTGTGGCACGCTCCCGAGCAGATGCCCCGGACCTACGCCCCGGACAACGACCCGGTGCAGTATACCTGGGACGGCAAAACCCTGACTCTGACTCAACCGGTCGAACCCTCGACAGGCATCCAGAAGCAGATGGAGATTACCCTGTCGCCAGACAGCAACCACCTGAAATTGGTACACCGACTCATCAACAAGAACCTGTGGGATATCGAAGCTGCCCCCTGGTGCCTGACCGTAATGGCTCCGGGCGGACGAGCCATCTTTCCTCAGGAGCCGTACATCCCCCACTCAGAGTATCTACTGCCCGCCCGCGCGCTGGTATTGTGGCACTACACGGACATGCGTGACCCGCGCTGGATATGGGGCACCCGCTACATCCAGCTCAAGCAGGACCCAACCGTTCCCAAAGACGATAAAGGCAAACAGAAAGTGGGAATGCTCAACAAGCAGGGCTGGGCGGCTTACGTGCTGAACGGCGAAGTGTTTCTGAAACGCTATGGCTATGACCCTAGCGCCACTTATCCTGACTATGGCTGCAATACAGAGACCTTTACCAACGCAGATATGCTGGAGATGGAGACGCTGGGACCTCTGGGCAAGATACCCGCTGGAGGCTCCGTTGAGCATGTGGAACACTGGTTCCTCTTTAAAGCGGATGTGGGAACGGACGAGTCGGATATCGACGCCAAACTCCTGCCGCTCGTTCAGCAGACGGAACAGATGGTGAAAGTGAGGTAA
- a CDS encoding family 10 glycosylhydrolase encodes MRRYTGWVVGICLVLAVGRAYAAPELRAFWVDTWHAALRTPAEADALIQAARTAKANALFVEVRKRGDAYYLSHYEPTASDVSGGFDPLAYLIQRAHHETPRLEVHAWLVMLPVWNSTTPPSNPTHPYNRFPQWLTLNDSGASYDGSNYSLDPGNPEAADFLYRVALDVLRHYDVDGIHFDYIRFAGNRWGYNPVSVSRFNAVYGRTGQPAYNDSNWSQWRRDQVTQLVRRIYASAVAIKPWCKVTAATITWGNGPTSESAWFSTSAYSSVFQDWRAWTEEGILDIAIPMCYYNHSNSTYRTYFNNWITWARNHRYNRSVAIGLGAYLNTLSNTLTQINLVRTPTTQGGYSDGIVFYSYAAPNVDSSGNIQWYNPAAYTTFGNYFGQWEPVPDLPWKTNPTTGIVMGVALRGSNLQPLDRATVTLFRSGFSRSLFTDGNGAFAFVDVPPGTYTLRVSASGLTPVNRTVTVSAGSVWRETVLAGSSGGNVWPMADLLRQSDGQMVLLQDVRVAAGNDRLGGAIYVEDGQSPVAIRVNTNPAVPWIEGDRLVILGTLSTQGSERVIVPSVIRLVGVELPSQRSLQLQVDWQQWLGNSVPIQIDVLRANGTLVRQYTLTPDGSGVVTLPRDSAIAPGWYDVRVKSSHWLSRRLRGVFLPSTGSAEVSLINGDVDGDNEITLHDFGRIVQAFGTVRGDALWNADADLDGDGEVTLFDFGILVSNFGLSGE; translated from the coding sequence ATGCGGCGGTATACCGGTTGGGTCGTGGGAATATGTCTGGTGCTGGCAGTGGGACGGGCGTATGCAGCGCCGGAGCTGCGTGCTTTCTGGGTGGATACCTGGCACGCGGCACTGCGCACGCCAGCGGAGGCCGACGCCCTGATACAGGCAGCGCGCACTGCGAAGGCAAACGCCCTGTTTGTGGAGGTGCGTAAACGCGGGGATGCTTACTACCTCTCGCACTACGAGCCTACCGCCAGCGATGTGTCGGGCGGTTTTGACCCTCTGGCGTATTTGATACAGCGGGCACACCACGAGACGCCGCGCCTTGAGGTGCACGCCTGGCTCGTGATGCTGCCGGTGTGGAACTCCACAACGCCTCCATCCAATCCGACTCACCCTTATAACCGTTTCCCGCAGTGGCTCACGCTGAATGATAGCGGCGCAAGCTATGACGGCAGTAACTACAGCTTGGACCCCGGCAATCCGGAAGCGGCAGACTTCCTGTACCGCGTCGCGCTGGACGTGTTGAGGCACTACGACGTGGACGGTATTCACTTCGACTATATCCGCTTCGCGGGCAACCGCTGGGGATACAACCCGGTGAGCGTCAGCCGATTCAACGCTGTTTACGGACGCACAGGGCAACCTGCATACAACGACAGTAACTGGTCGCAGTGGAGACGGGACCAGGTCACACAGCTGGTGCGCCGAATCTACGCCTCGGCGGTCGCCATCAAGCCCTGGTGTAAGGTGACCGCTGCAACGATTACGTGGGGCAACGGTCCCACCAGCGAATCAGCGTGGTTCTCTACCTCGGCATACAGTTCGGTGTTTCAAGACTGGCGGGCGTGGACGGAAGAGGGTATTCTGGACATCGCTATTCCCATGTGCTATTACAACCACTCCAACTCCACCTACCGCACCTACTTCAATAACTGGATCACGTGGGCGAGGAATCACCGTTATAACCGCTCGGTGGCGATTGGGCTGGGGGCATACCTCAATACTCTCTCGAACACCCTCACTCAGATCAATCTGGTGCGCACGCCCACAACGCAGGGGGGATATTCGGATGGAATTGTCTTCTACTCGTACGCAGCGCCAAACGTGGACAGCTCCGGTAACATCCAGTGGTATAACCCGGCTGCCTATACCACCTTTGGCAACTACTTCGGGCAGTGGGAGCCCGTTCCCGACCTGCCGTGGAAGACCAATCCGACAACGGGTATCGTCATGGGGGTTGCTCTGAGGGGTTCGAACCTGCAGCCTCTGGACCGCGCCACGGTGACCCTTTTCCGCAGCGGCTTCTCGCGCTCGCTATTCACCGATGGCAACGGTGCATTTGCTTTTGTGGATGTGCCTCCGGGCACCTACACGCTGCGCGTCAGTGCATCGGGTTTGACGCCTGTCAACAGGACGGTCACCGTGTCCGCAGGCAGCGTATGGCGCGAGACGGTGCTGGCGGGCAGTTCAGGGGGTAATGTGTGGCCCATGGCTGACCTGCTTCGGCAGAGCGATGGGCAGATGGTGCTATTACAGGATGTGCGTGTCGCCGCTGGCAACGACAGGCTGGGGGGAGCAATCTATGTGGAAGACGGTCAGTCGCCTGTCGCCATTCGAGTGAATACGAACCCGGCAGTGCCGTGGATCGAGGGTGACCGTCTGGTGATTCTGGGCACGCTGTCCACGCAGGGCAGCGAGCGCGTGATTGTACCCTCAGTGATACGGCTGGTGGGGGTAGAACTGCCCTCACAGCGTTCGCTACAACTGCAGGTGGACTGGCAGCAATGGCTGGGTAACAGCGTGCCGATACAGATAGACGTGTTACGTGCTAACGGTACACTGGTCAGGCAATATACTCTCACACCCGACGGCTCAGGTGTTGTGACTTTGCCCAGAGATAGCGCAATCGCACCGGGGTGGTATGATGTGCGTGTGAAAAGCTCGCACTGGTTGTCCAGAAGGCTCAGAGGCGTTTTTCTCCCCTCCACGGGAAGCGCGGAAGTTTCGCTCATCAACGGCGACGTGGACGGCGATAACGAGATAACCCTGCATGACTTTGGGCGGATAGTGCAGGCTTTTGGTACGGTTCGGGGCGACGCCCTGTGGAACGCCGACGCCGATCTGGACGGCGATGGCGAGGTGACCCTTTTCGACTTCGGTATTCTGGTGAGCAATTTCGGCTTGAGCGGGGAGTGA
- a CDS encoding ABC-2 family transporter protein, giving the protein MRQRLYLWLRKAWAVFSIYFQDSLAYRAQAVIWILTDVVPAMVMPLVWLSAYGGRSHIGGYAPGEMVLYYLCMVTFTNFVVTHQMWDVATEIKEGQFSVYLVRPFSYFQTNLIRNLAWRVFRLVVFVPMLALAVWIYAPHLTQARFEWGPTFWLSLVMGHLVSFMLAYALGLLALFFQEVFSVYNVYYIPMLFLSGQLVPIGVFPEWLQALSRYLPFQYTVALPTEVFMGRVPESIAWQAIGIQVAWTVSLYLLAKVFWRKGLLYYTGVGM; this is encoded by the coding sequence ATGCGCCAGAGGCTGTATCTGTGGCTGCGCAAGGCGTGGGCGGTCTTCAGCATCTATTTTCAGGACTCGCTGGCATATCGCGCGCAGGCGGTGATCTGGATCCTCACCGATGTCGTGCCTGCGATGGTGATGCCGCTGGTTTGGCTGTCCGCGTATGGAGGGCGGTCACACATCGGCGGGTACGCTCCGGGCGAGATGGTGCTGTATTACCTCTGCATGGTCACGTTTACCAACTTCGTGGTCACGCACCAGATGTGGGATGTGGCGACGGAGATTAAGGAGGGACAGTTCTCGGTTTACCTGGTACGCCCCTTCAGCTACTTCCAGACCAACCTTATCCGCAATCTGGCGTGGCGGGTGTTCCGCCTCGTGGTGTTTGTGCCAATGCTTGCACTGGCTGTCTGGATTTACGCCCCGCACCTCACGCAGGCGCGGTTTGAATGGGGCCCGACCTTCTGGCTATCGCTGGTGATGGGGCATCTGGTATCGTTCATGCTGGCATACGCCCTGGGGTTGCTGGCGCTGTTCTTTCAGGAAGTGTTCAGCGTGTACAACGTCTACTATATCCCGATGCTGTTCCTGTCGGGACAGTTAGTGCCTATCGGGGTCTTTCCGGAATGGTTGCAGGCTTTGAGCCGTTATTTGCCCTTCCAGTACACCGTTGCCCTGCCCACGGAGGTCTTCATGGGAAGGGTGCCGGAGTCTATAGCGTGGCAGGCGATTGGGATACAGGTGGCATGGACGGTGTCGCTGTATCTGCTGGCGAAGGTGTTCTGGCGGAAGGGTCTGCTATACTATACAGGGGTGGGGATGTGA